A single region of the Leptothrix cholodnii SP-6 genome encodes:
- a CDS encoding IS3 family transposase (programmed frameshift): MSKRERRTFNAEFKLQVVQMIREQGLSVGDVCRDMKLGETAVRRWLAQADEEAAGRPGIGKPLTAEQQRIRQLEAENKQLRGDVDILKKAFGLLCPRASMSYQFVEQLHKKAVTVERLCRVLGVSRSGYYGARQRAKLAPKACLVSTQLKAEFAASGRVYGSRRLCAVLRARGLGIGRHRVRRLMRENRLRALWRRKFMHTTDSGHALPVSDNLLARRFNPSRPNQAWVSDITYIRTRSGWLYLAVVLDLYARKVVGWAMAPTMHAELVCAALQLAIAQRQPAPGLIVHSDRGSQYASALHQALLARHGLVGSMSRKGNCWDNAVMERFFLSLKTERVWQRDYANHAEAMTDIADYIVGFYNSVRLHSKLGNLPPNAFEQQSAIKQPIVVSEKT, translated from the exons ATGAGCAAGAGAGAACGAAGGACATTCAACGCGGAATTCAAGCTGCAAGTGGTGCAGATGATTCGCGAGCAGGGCTTGAGCGTGGGCGACGTCTGCCGCGACATGAAGCTCGGCGAGACGGCCGTGCGGCGATGGCTGGCGCAAGCCGATGAAGAGGCTGCAGGCCGCCCCGGCATTGGCAAACCGCTCACCGCCGAGCAGCAACGCATCCGCCAGCTTGAGGCCGAGAACAAGCAACTGCGCGGCGACGTCGACATCTTAAAAAAAGCAT TCGGCCTTCTTTGCCCGCGAGCTTCGATGAGCTACCAGTTCGTCGAGCAACTGCACAAGAAGGCCGTCACCGTCGAGCGTCTATGCCGCGTGCTGGGCGTCAGCCGTTCGGGCTACTACGGTGCCCGTCAGCGCGCCAAGCTCGCGCCCAAGGCCTGCTTGGTCAGCACGCAATTGAAGGCCGAGTTCGCCGCCAGCGGCCGCGTCTATGGCAGCCGTCGCCTGTGCGCAGTGCTGCGCGCTCGGGGGCTGGGCATCGGGCGCCACCGGGTGCGACGTTTGATGCGCGAGAACAGGTTGCGGGCCCTGTGGCGACGCAAGTTCATGCACACCACCGACAGCGGTCATGCGCTGCCCGTCTCTGACAACCTGCTGGCACGGCGCTTCAATCCGAGCCGCCCCAACCAGGCCTGGGTGAGCGACATCACCTACATCCGCACGCGCAGCGGCTGGCTGTACCTGGCCGTGGTGCTGGACCTGTACGCCCGCAAGGTCGTGGGCTGGGCGATGGCGCCGACGATGCATGCCGAGTTGGTGTGCGCAGCGCTGCAACTGGCCATTGCGCAGCGCCAACCCGCGCCAGGGCTGATTGTTCATTCCGACCGAGGCAGCCAGTACGCCAGCGCGTTGCATCAGGCGCTGCTGGCGCGCCACGGCCTGGTCGGCAGCATGAGCCGCAAGGGCAACTGCTGGGACAACGCGGTGATGGAACGCTTCTTCCTGAGCCTCAAGACCGAGCGGGTCTGGCAGCGCGACTACGCCAACCATGCCGAGGCCATGACCGACATCGCCGACTACATCGTGGGCTTCTACAACAGCGTGCGGCTGCACTCCAAACTGGGCAACCTGCCACCCAATGCCTTCGAGCAGCAATCGGCAATCAAACAACCTATCGTGGTGTCCGAAAAAACTTGA